A single Halarcobacter anaerophilus DNA region contains:
- a CDS encoding DUF3325 domain-containing protein, with amino-acid sequence MLINISLIYLGLSLLCLGMDKHYKAVFQKNISRVFKNFSKFTGSLLLIISLIFLIKSIGISLGITYWIGILTPEIIFIALILTYKTKMFIPLSIFLLLLFFILNFL; translated from the coding sequence ATGTTAATTAATATATCTCTTATTTATTTGGGACTTTCTCTTCTTTGTTTAGGCATGGACAAACATTACAAAGCAGTATTTCAAAAAAATATCAGCAGAGTTTTTAAGAATTTCTCTAAATTTACGGGAAGTCTGCTTTTAATAATCTCTTTAATCTTTTTAATAAAAAGTATAGGTATCTCTCTTGGAATAACTTATTGGATAGGAATATTAACCCCTGAAATAATTTTTATTGCTCTTATATTAACCTACAAAACAAAAATGTTTATTCCTTTATCTATATTTTTGCTCCTTCTCTTTTTTATTTTAAATTTTTTATAA
- a CDS encoding ABC transporter ATP-binding protein, whose product MAENKKIIEFKDIVKTYGKGNAATYALNKVSFSINQGEFVAIMGASGSGKSTSMNIIGCLDLPTSGEYLFNGINIEKLNRNQMALIRRNYLGFVFQSFNLLGRTSALDNVELPLIYRKTPSKQRKLIAFEALKKVGLESVANNTPAELSGGQQQRVAIARAIVTNPLVLLADEPTGNLDSIKSLEIMNLLKKLNEESKITIIMVTHEEEMAKFANRVIYFRDGHIEDSLKKGFK is encoded by the coding sequence ATGGCTGAAAACAAAAAAATTATCGAATTTAAAGATATAGTAAAGACTTACGGTAAGGGAAATGCCGCAACATATGCTTTAAACAAAGTAAGTTTTTCTATAAATCAAGGAGAATTTGTAGCTATTATGGGAGCAAGCGGAAGCGGAAAATCTACTTCAATGAATATAATAGGCTGCCTTGATTTGCCTACAAGCGGAGAGTATTTGTTCAACGGCATAAATATTGAAAAACTAAATAGAAATCAAATGGCACTTATTAGAAGAAACTATTTAGGTTTTGTATTTCAAAGTTTTAATCTCTTAGGAAGAACTTCCGCTTTAGATAATGTGGAGTTGCCTTTGATATATAGAAAAACTCCTTCAAAACAGAGAAAACTAATAGCTTTTGAGGCTCTTAAAAAAGTCGGTTTGGAATCTGTTGCAAATAATACTCCCGCCGAACTTTCAGGAGGGCAACAACAAAGAGTGGCAATAGCAAGAGCAATAGTAACAAACCCTTTAGTCCTTTTAGCCGATGAACCGACAGGAAACTTGGATAGTATAAAAAGTTTGGAAATAATGAACCTTTTAAAAAAACTAAATGAAGAATCAAAAATAACGATTATTATGGTAACTCACGAAGAAGAGATGGCAAAATTTGCCAATAGAGTTATATATTTTAGAGACGGTCATATTGAAGATAGTCTAAAAAAAGGATTTAAATAA
- a CDS encoding ABC transporter permease gives MFVNAFLIAIKEIRRNILRSILTTLGIVIGVASVIAMVMIGDGTTANVQQSISKLGTNMLILRVGQERRGKPRSDNSARPFKEEDIKAIKNQILNIKAVAAENSSSVNTIYSNKSYTTAVIGTDNDYFIIKDWKLKSGREFDESELNFGQTSCILGTTIVKQLFENEDPIGSKIRLKSFGCTVVGVLESKGAAAFGRDQDEIIIVPLKMFQRKIQGNKDISSILISINGSKNIEKAKKDITLLMQERRGIKVGEDNNFYIRDMEELLSTMTSTTKMFTYLLGSIAAISLLVGGIGIMNIMLVSVTERTREIGIRLAIGAMESEVLLQFLVESIVLSTLGGIIGIILGLLIGYAGVNLMELPFILNIQIILIAFVFSTLIGVIFGYFPARKAARLNPIDALRYE, from the coding sequence ATGTTTGTAAATGCCTTTTTAATAGCAATAAAAGAGATAAGAAGAAATATTTTAAGATCAATTTTGACTACTCTTGGAATAGTAATAGGGGTTGCTTCGGTTATCGCTATGGTTATGATTGGAGATGGAACAACCGCAAATGTCCAACAAAGTATATCTAAGCTTGGAACTAATATGCTGATTTTAAGAGTGGGACAAGAAAGAAGAGGAAAACCAAGAAGCGACAATAGTGCCAGACCTTTTAAAGAAGAAGATATTAAAGCAATAAAAAACCAAATCTTAAATATAAAAGCGGTTGCGGCTGAAAATAGTTCAAGCGTAAATACAATCTACTCAAATAAAAGTTATACTACCGCAGTAATAGGAACAGATAATGACTATTTTATTATAAAAGACTGGAAATTAAAAAGCGGAAGAGAGTTTGATGAAAGTGAATTAAATTTCGGACAAACCTCTTGTATCTTGGGAACTACAATAGTAAAACAGCTTTTTGAAAATGAAGATCCTATAGGTTCAAAAATTAGACTCAAAAGTTTTGGATGCACCGTAGTCGGAGTTTTAGAATCAAAAGGAGCTGCGGCTTTCGGTAGAGATCAAGATGAGATTATAATAGTTCCTCTTAAAATGTTCCAAAGAAAAATTCAAGGAAACAAAGATATAAGCTCAATTTTAATATCAATAAACGGAAGTAAAAATATAGAAAAAGCCAAAAAAGATATTACTCTGCTTATGCAAGAAAGAAGAGGAATAAAAGTAGGAGAAGATAATAATTTTTATATAAGAGACATGGAAGAGTTACTTTCGACTATGACTTCTACTACAAAAATGTTTACATACCTTTTAGGTTCGATTGCAGCAATTAGTCTGCTTGTCGGTGGAATAGGAATTATGAATATTATGTTGGTTTCCGTAACTGAAAGAACAAGAGAGATAGGAATCAGGTTAGCTATTGGAGCAATGGAGAGTGAAGTTTTACTGCAATTTTTGGTTGAGTCTATTGTTTTATCAACTCTTGGAGGAATAATAGGAATCATATTAGGATTGTTAATAGGATATGCAGGAGTAAATCTTATGGAATTACCTTTCATACTTAATATTCAAATCATATTAATTGCTTTTGTATTCTCTACGTTAATTGGAGTTATATTCGGATATTTCCCTGCTAGAAAAGCTGCGAGATTGAATCCTATAGATGCTTTAAGATATGAGTAG
- a CDS encoding efflux RND transporter periplasmic adaptor subunit, which translates to MDSNLQEQLTAHSKASSKKKYIWYALLLLVIISFAYYFFILKKDSSNEAVTYNTQNIKRGNLQVTVMATGNLEPTNSVDIGIEVSGTIKEIYVDFNDKVKVGQVLAKLDTTKLKAQVDSSRASLSVARANQKESEVNVKNKKLVYDRTLKMFKQSKGKYPSQNDVDDAKFSYEAAQATYEANKAQVEQAKFNLKTNQDNLAKAVVKSSIDGIVLDRVVEIGQTVAASMSTPTLFTLAKDLTKMQLIVSIDEADVANIKEGLTVLFTVDAYPKETFKGVIKQVRLNPIEESGVITYETVVTVENERLLLRPGMTASARIITKQLKNKLLVPNSALRYQPSKLEEKRRSMSLLPRGPRGNGNRSKDLTKASFKNLYILENSQPRKVRVKVLETDGKFTAIESKELKEDDEVITSQESNNG; encoded by the coding sequence ATGGATTCAAATTTACAAGAACAACTAACTGCACACAGCAAAGCAAGTTCCAAAAAAAAATATATTTGGTATGCTCTTCTTTTATTGGTTATTATATCTTTTGCTTATTACTTTTTTATTTTGAAAAAAGATAGTTCAAATGAAGCAGTAACGTATAATACGCAAAATATAAAAAGAGGGAATCTTCAAGTTACGGTAATGGCAACAGGTAACTTGGAACCTACAAACAGTGTTGATATAGGAATTGAAGTATCAGGAACAATAAAAGAGATTTACGTAGATTTTAACGATAAAGTAAAAGTAGGGCAGGTTTTGGCAAAACTTGATACTACAAAATTAAAAGCCCAAGTCGATAGTTCAAGAGCCTCTTTATCAGTAGCAAGAGCAAATCAAAAAGAGAGTGAAGTAAATGTAAAAAATAAAAAACTGGTTTACGACAGAACTCTAAAAATGTTTAAACAATCAAAAGGAAAATACCCTTCTCAAAACGATGTTGATGATGCAAAATTTTCTTATGAAGCTGCACAAGCAACCTATGAAGCAAACAAAGCACAAGTAGAACAGGCAAAATTTAATCTAAAAACCAATCAAGATAATTTGGCAAAAGCGGTTGTAAAATCTTCGATTGACGGAATCGTTTTAGACAGAGTTGTGGAAATAGGGCAGACAGTTGCCGCTTCAATGTCTACTCCTACACTTTTTACCCTGGCAAAAGATTTGACGAAAATGCAGTTAATAGTAAGTATAGATGAAGCAGACGTAGCAAATATAAAAGAGGGCTTGACAGTTTTATTTACCGTAGATGCTTATCCAAAGGAGACTTTTAAAGGAGTAATAAAACAAGTAAGATTAAATCCTATTGAAGAGAGTGGCGTAATAACATATGAAACGGTAGTTACCGTTGAAAACGAGAGACTTCTTTTAAGACCGGGAATGACTGCTTCTGCAAGAATTATAACAAAACAGCTGAAAAATAAACTTTTGGTTCCAAATAGTGCTTTAAGATACCAGCCTTCCAAACTAGAAGAGAAAAGAAGAAGTATGAGTTTACTCCCTAGAGGACCAAGAGGAAATGGAAATAGATCTAAAGATTTAACGAAAGCTAGTTTTAAAAACTTATATATCTTAGAAAATTCCCAACCAAGAAAAGTAAGAGTGAAAGTTTTAGAAACGGACGGAAAATTTACGGCAATTGAATCAAAAGAGTTAAAAGAAGATGATGAGGTAATAACCTCTCAAGAGAGTAATAATGGCTGA
- a CDS encoding sensor histidine kinase, translating into MKNFLKIFNINQYSFSTKVFLSFLIFIFIFMLIKTSLSIPKLEKRALENEVEYITKSLLLLQEQIKIIGKSLKMQKELEIKLSKEKIENEIKTLALINKSSKEDIAKFLEKSKLAKQCSYELSSNNFNIKKANKEDYFSFNNKNILNQWQKYEVLADNKKDYKAKPYYFYNYKIKDILLSIACSSRELNPGHMPFEMSLKKHIHTDLIIDSNLFTTKTAFVWINPALDKNDESPLYEKDEAERKNKYNVSMLSNTRDIPIGNLSVKEVFEVSKKKKPIVHKIEKKEVLTWIINLSNNPKRPFFIIHTIDKKEIENKNRAKVLFLLPESLIAIGISFILLLLLFRRILKNINTLTKTALLVNEGKKNIRSNVRGEDDIGILGKSFDSMLDLLEKSIETLDKKVQEKTKEISKSLEEKEILLKEIHHRVKNNLALTISFIELQEDEIEDEKVRKVLIDIQERIYTMELLHRKLYESTSLNKIPFKDYITDLINTISRTYDTKNKALVDIDMRNLELDIQAAMSCGLILNELITNAFKYAFKDNKNPKISIKFSKNKNELSIVVKDNGKGFPKSYEEVSKNSLGLKLVNTIVTHQLFGKLFYTYENGAKFIIEGRLKDKE; encoded by the coding sequence TTGAAAAACTTTCTTAAAATTTTTAATATAAATCAATACTCTTTTTCAACAAAAGTATTTTTATCTTTTTTGATATTTATCTTTATTTTTATGTTGATAAAAACATCTTTATCTATTCCAAAACTTGAAAAAAGAGCATTGGAAAATGAAGTTGAATATATAACAAAATCCTTATTGCTTCTTCAAGAACAAATCAAGATTATAGGAAAATCTTTGAAAATGCAAAAAGAGCTGGAAATAAAACTATCAAAAGAAAAAATTGAAAATGAGATAAAAACTTTGGCTTTAATAAATAAAAGTTCTAAAGAGGATATTGCCAAATTTTTAGAAAAATCCAAGCTTGCCAAACAGTGCTCTTATGAGCTTTCATCAAACAATTTTAATATCAAAAAAGCAAACAAAGAGGATTATTTCTCTTTTAATAACAAAAATATTTTAAACCAATGGCAGAAGTATGAAGTTTTAGCTGACAATAAAAAAGATTATAAAGCTAAACCTTACTATTTTTATAATTATAAAATAAAAGATATTTTATTGAGTATAGCCTGTAGTTCAAGAGAGTTGAATCCTGGGCATATGCCTTTTGAGATGAGTTTAAAAAAACATATTCATACGGATTTAATTATAGATTCCAATCTTTTTACGACTAAAACGGCTTTTGTTTGGATTAATCCCGCTTTAGATAAAAACGATGAGTCCCCTCTTTACGAAAAAGATGAAGCAGAAAGAAAAAACAAATATAATGTAAGTATGCTCTCTAATACAAGAGATATTCCAATAGGGAACTTAAGCGTAAAAGAGGTTTTTGAAGTTTCAAAAAAGAAAAAACCTATTGTGCATAAAATTGAAAAAAAAGAGGTTTTAACATGGATAATAAATTTAAGTAATAATCCTAAAAGACCTTTTTTTATAATTCATACAATAGATAAAAAAGAGATTGAAAACAAAAATAGAGCAAAAGTGCTCTTTTTACTTCCTGAATCTTTAATTGCCATCGGTATTAGTTTTATACTTCTTCTTCTTTTATTTAGAAGAATTTTAAAAAATATCAACACATTGACAAAAACGGCACTTTTGGTAAATGAAGGAAAGAAAAATATAAGAAGTAATGTTCGAGGAGAAGATGATATCGGAATCTTGGGGAAATCTTTTGATTCTATGTTAGATCTTCTTGAAAAAAGTATTGAAACTTTGGATAAAAAAGTTCAGGAAAAAACAAAAGAGATCTCAAAATCTTTGGAAGAAAAAGAGATTTTATTAAAAGAGATTCATCACAGAGTAAAAAACAATTTAGCTTTGACAATTAGTTTTATCGAACTTCAAGAAGATGAAATAGAAGATGAAAAAGTAAGGAAAGTTTTAATAGATATTCAAGAAAGAATCTATACAATGGAGCTTCTTCACCGAAAACTGTATGAATCGACAAGTTTGAATAAAATACCTTTTAAAGATTATATAACAGACTTGATAAATACTATTTCAAGAACTTACGATACAAAAAACAAAGCTTTGGTTGATATAGATATGCGGAATTTAGAGTTGGATATACAAGCAGCTATGTCTTGCGGTTTAATCTTAAACGAATTAATAACAAATGCCTTTAAATATGCCTTCAAAGATAATAAAAATCCAAAAATTTCAATCAAATTCTCAAAAAATAAAAATGAGTTATCTATTGTCGTAAAAGACAACGGGAAAGGATTTCCCAAAAGTTATGAAGAGGTTTCAAAAAACAGTTTGGGATTAAAACTTGTAAATACGATAGTTACCCATCAACTCTTTGGAAAACTATTTTATACCTATGAAAACGGTGCAAAATTTATTATAGAAGGAAGATTAAAAGATAAAGAGTAA
- a CDS encoding DUF4198 domain-containing protein, with protein sequence MNISKLLLAGTITASSLMGHSLWLNSFDSLSKKGGHTTVGIGWGHNISIDDSVPSKMQFDSFDLIEPKGEKIALKKPFSKVEKIFEGDNLTITQSNMAMQKISFDEKSQKGTYSIALATKTGYFTKYIDKKGKTRFKREPKDKIKNAEKILSSNQINTFAKSYFAFQEWTQPKKAGHNLEIIPTSDLTKVKAGDSVTFEVLYKGKALQSGYMTAKSEQNPHANALFSSIRKGKAKFTLPNNGKWIFKTTHKKEAELTLINNASATITIK encoded by the coding sequence ATGAATATTTCAAAACTATTACTTGCAGGAACTATCACCGCAAGTAGTTTAATGGGACACAGTCTTTGGCTTAACTCATTTGATTCTTTATCAAAAAAAGGAGGTCATACTACGGTTGGCATAGGCTGGGGTCACAATATTTCTATTGATGATTCCGTACCTTCTAAAATGCAGTTTGATTCTTTTGATTTAATAGAACCAAAGGGTGAAAAAATTGCACTTAAAAAACCTTTTTCAAAAGTTGAGAAAATCTTTGAAGGTGACAATTTAACAATTACGCAAAGCAATATGGCAATGCAAAAAATTTCATTTGACGAAAAATCGCAAAAAGGTACTTACAGCATTGCACTTGCTACAAAAACCGGTTATTTTACAAAATATATTGATAAAAAAGGGAAAACTAGATTTAAAAGAGAACCAAAAGATAAGATAAAAAATGCAGAAAAAATCTTATCTTCAAATCAAATCAATACTTTTGCAAAAAGTTATTTTGCATTTCAAGAATGGACTCAACCCAAAAAAGCAGGTCATAATTTAGAGATTATCCCTACTTCTGATTTAACAAAAGTAAAAGCAGGAGATAGTGTAACTTTTGAAGTTTTATATAAAGGAAAAGCTTTACAAAGCGGTTATATGACAGCTAAAAGCGAACAAAATCCTCATGCAAATGCACTTTTTTCTTCAATTAGAAAAGGAAAAGCAAAATTCACACTTCCAAATAACGGTAAATGGATTTTTAAAACAACTCATAAAAAAGAGGCTGAGTTAACATTAATAAATAATGCCTCTGCAACAATCACTATAAAATAA
- a CDS encoding TonB-dependent receptor domain-containing protein: protein MNIRKKVSLSLALSAILTTLNAQETTNSLNDVTVVSASGFEQNIADAPASISVITAEELQKKSYTDVIDAVKNIPGVYVSGGGASQDITIRGMSATYTLYLVDGRPISSGRSINTNGTDGGKTGANLPPIDMIERIEIIRGPMSSLYGSEAMGGVINIITKKAADKWSGSITTEYAKSGSGNDINNDSYNTSLFLSGPIIKDKLSLSINGAFQGTDESDLVQGSKSSSSEPEVKKRKIGTELSWKVDEQNNIKLGYDFTRQEYTTTPGKSIAETASGSYNAQDKDVYVISHQGNYNDFLINTYYQYDKTAKIQSDTKKEDLHILNTQATYFYKNHVITFGGQYKEEEFTDETNGLLSSNIEGAVESVDRWIGALFIEDEWSMFKDFALTTGIRYNDDELFGGELSPRIYGVYHATDNLTIKGGVSTGYRQPTLSDATEGFGRGTGGGGSPAPHPRALIIGNEDLEPEKSVSYEIGVNYYDDDLGLNSSLMVFQTDYKDKIAEDRYCDNGGDRNDPSTWGCSYGGNNFLFLSTKKNIDKAQIRGVEISLDYEVTPTVTLNSSYTYTKSEQKSGDFEGEPLNKMPKHMFNLNLDWQATNKWSAWTQFNYRGKTSDYLGRTSMSEGTPGYGFADAGLVYKASKTLQFKAGIYNLTNKEVTNDDYGVVLDGRRYIVGMNVRF from the coding sequence ATGAATATTAGAAAAAAAGTAAGCTTATCGCTGGCATTGTCGGCAATATTAACCACACTAAATGCCCAAGAGACAACAAACTCACTAAATGATGTGACGGTTGTCAGTGCAAGCGGTTTTGAACAAAACATTGCAGATGCACCTGCTAGTATCTCTGTTATTACAGCAGAAGAATTACAAAAAAAATCTTATACCGATGTAATTGATGCAGTAAAAAATATTCCTGGAGTTTATGTTTCAGGTGGAGGAGCAAGCCAAGACATAACAATAAGAGGGATGAGTGCAACTTATACTTTATATTTAGTTGACGGCAGACCAATATCTTCTGGGCGTTCTATTAATACAAATGGAACTGATGGAGGGAAAACAGGAGCAAATTTACCCCCTATAGATATGATAGAAAGAATAGAAATTATTAGAGGACCGATGTCTTCGCTTTACGGGTCAGAAGCTATGGGTGGAGTAATTAATATAATTACTAAAAAAGCCGCTGATAAATGGTCGGGTAGTATAACAACAGAATATGCCAAATCTGGATCAGGGAATGATATAAATAATGACAGTTATAATACAAGTCTATTTTTATCAGGACCTATAATAAAGGATAAGCTTTCTTTATCAATAAACGGTGCCTTTCAGGGAACAGATGAAAGTGATTTAGTTCAAGGGAGTAAATCCTCTTCTAGTGAACCTGAAGTAAAAAAAAGAAAAATTGGAACAGAATTATCTTGGAAAGTTGATGAACAAAATAATATCAAATTGGGTTATGACTTTACTAGACAAGAATATACAACCACACCTGGGAAAAGTATAGCTGAAACAGCAAGCGGTTCATATAATGCACAAGACAAAGATGTTTATGTAATTTCGCATCAAGGTAACTATAACGATTTTCTAATTAATACATATTATCAATATGATAAAACTGCAAAAATCCAATCAGATACAAAAAAAGAAGATTTACATATTCTTAATACCCAAGCTACATATTTCTATAAAAATCATGTAATAACTTTCGGTGGACAGTATAAAGAAGAAGAATTTACAGATGAGACAAATGGACTGTTATCATCAAATATTGAAGGTGCCGTAGAAAGTGTTGATAGATGGATTGGTGCACTTTTTATTGAAGATGAATGGAGTATGTTTAAAGATTTTGCTTTAACAACAGGTATTAGATACAACGATGATGAACTATTCGGAGGAGAATTAAGTCCAAGAATTTATGGTGTTTACCATGCGACAGACAATTTAACAATTAAAGGTGGAGTTTCAACAGGATATAGACAACCAACACTTTCAGATGCAACAGAAGGTTTTGGAAGAGGAACAGGAGGTGGAGGTTCTCCAGCACCACATCCAAGAGCTCTTATTATAGGGAATGAAGATTTAGAACCGGAGAAAAGTGTAAGTTATGAAATAGGAGTAAATTATTATGATGATGATTTAGGGTTAAATAGTAGTTTAATGGTATTCCAAACAGATTACAAAGATAAAATTGCGGAAGACAGATATTGCGATAATGGTGGAGATAGAAATGATCCTTCCACTTGGGGATGCTCTTATGGAGGAAACAACTTTTTATTTTTAAGTACAAAGAAAAATATAGATAAAGCTCAAATAAGAGGTGTTGAAATTTCATTAGATTACGAAGTAACTCCAACAGTTACATTAAATAGTAGTTATACATATACTAAATCAGAACAAAAATCCGGAGATTTTGAAGGGGAACCACTAAATAAAATGCCAAAGCATATGTTCAATTTAAATCTGGACTGGCAAGCAACGAATAAATGGTCAGCTTGGACACAATTTAACTATAGAGGGAAAACTTCCGATTATTTAGGTAGAACTTCAATGAGTGAGGGAACTCCGGGTTATGGATTTGCTGATGCAGGTTTAGTTTATAAAGCCTCTAAGACTTTACAATTTAAAGCAGGAATTTATAATCTTACAAATAAAGAAGTTACAAATGATGACTACGGCGTAGTGCTTGACGGTAGAAGATATATCGTTGGAATGAACGTTAGATTTTAA
- a CDS encoding response regulator: MSNNLIANNNFDVLIVEDEPVLAMAMEVKLKKLGLCVSGIASTPDNAILHVQNHYPDIAIVDINLNASKTGIDVANYIWKNFNIPIIFLTSYYNDKILNKAMEAEPYAYLIKPCRNEELKVAINTAMHKHQFFFKNQNLLHPSKKEFIYLAKNIKFDKIQAELYIDDKICKLTKNEKKLFEILTKDAGKVMSFDSIFNFIWREDVYDLSKLRSLIYRLKNKLGFNPFENLYEEGYRIVIFEKLS, encoded by the coding sequence GTGTCAAATAATTTAATTGCAAATAATAATTTTGATGTTTTGATTGTTGAAGATGAGCCAGTTTTGGCTATGGCTATGGAAGTTAAGCTGAAAAAACTGGGACTTTGCGTAAGCGGTATCGCATCAACTCCTGATAATGCAATACTTCATGTACAAAATCATTATCCCGATATTGCTATTGTAGATATAAATTTAAATGCTTCAAAAACAGGTATTGATGTTGCAAACTATATTTGGAAAAACTTTAATATACCTATTATTTTTTTGACTTCATACTACAACGATAAAATTTTAAATAAAGCTATGGAAGCCGAACCTTATGCCTACTTGATAAAACCTTGCAGAAATGAAGAGCTTAAAGTCGCTATCAATACGGCAATGCACAAACATCAATTCTTTTTTAAAAATCAGAATCTTCTGCATCCTTCAAAAAAAGAGTTTATTTATCTTGCAAAAAATATAAAATTTGACAAAATTCAAGCAGAACTTTATATAGACGACAAAATATGCAAATTAACAAAAAATGAGAAAAAACTTTTTGAAATTTTAACAAAAGATGCGGGAAAAGTTATGTCTTTTGACTCTATTTTTAATTTTATTTGGAGAGAAGACGTATATGATTTGTCAAAACTTAGATCTTTGATATACAGACTTAAAAACAAACTTGGATTTAATCCTTTTGAAAATTTGTATGAAGAGGGTTACAGGATAGTGATTTTTGAAAAACTTTCTTAA
- a CDS encoding PepSY-associated TM helix domain-containing protein, whose amino-acid sequence MEKSFRQSMRWLHTYSGLIVGWLLFAVFVTGTSSYYRDEINLWMKPELHKSKPSEKTLDIAQKKALEVFEKSNNLYVTLPNSRSNVISMFYQENSKNREKEIKQKRVSENKTSQRKKKGKRVFKYYDASTAEEIKPRETLGGNFLYRFHFELYNIPRFTARWIVGIATMSMLVAIITGIIIHKRIFKDIFVFRPKKGVRSWMDLHILPAVAALPFHIMITYSGLVLFMRLMMPWAMDTAYNGDFREYREDINKLQTKSLQKDTLRKMDNKVKKIDKSPLEPAITQESLKKILNQASIHWPDNIGGFTLSKERKQVIVEVRPKKASTIFSSKFEREALKYDGKTAKLISKNIPPSSNSIIINTHTALGSLHMARFADSTLRFIFFICGLSGVVLAGSGLILWIEKRKKKYEKKKSFGFWLVEKLNLGTIVGIFIAIGVYFIANRIIPAFEENRQSLEINAFFLAWLFSYIHAFLRDTKKAWIEQLIAATLIFIFIPIINIITTAKSFDTFINRDSLHFYFDLYFIISAAIFALASYILFKRAKRSLQC is encoded by the coding sequence ATGGAAAAAAGTTTTAGACAATCAATGAGATGGTTACATACTTACAGCGGACTTATAGTAGGCTGGCTTCTTTTTGCCGTATTTGTAACGGGAACTAGTTCTTATTATAGAGATGAAATAAATTTATGGATGAAGCCTGAACTTCATAAATCAAAACCTTCGGAAAAAACACTTGATATAGCTCAAAAAAAGGCTTTAGAAGTTTTTGAAAAGAGTAATAATCTTTATGTCACTTTACCTAACAGTCGCTCAAACGTTATAAGTATGTTCTATCAAGAAAATAGTAAAAACAGAGAAAAAGAGATAAAACAAAAAAGAGTTTCGGAAAATAAAACTTCCCAAAGAAAGAAAAAAGGGAAAAGAGTTTTTAAATATTATGATGCATCAACAGCTGAAGAGATAAAACCAAGAGAAACATTAGGAGGAAACTTTTTATATAGATTTCACTTTGAATTATATAATATTCCAAGATTTACAGCTCGCTGGATAGTAGGAATTGCAACAATGTCTATGCTTGTAGCTATTATCACGGGAATAATTATCCATAAAAGAATTTTTAAAGATATTTTTGTATTCAGACCTAAAAAAGGTGTTAGAAGCTGGATGGATTTACATATTCTTCCTGCTGTTGCCGCTTTGCCTTTTCATATTATGATTACATATTCAGGCTTGGTTCTTTTTATGCGTCTTATGATGCCTTGGGCAATGGATACGGCTTATAATGGAGATTTTAGAGAGTATAGAGAAGATATAAATAAACTTCAAACAAAATCTTTGCAAAAAGATACTTTAAGAAAAATGGATAATAAAGTCAAGAAAATAGATAAAAGCCCACTTGAACCTGCAATTACGCAAGAAAGTTTAAAAAAGATCTTAAATCAAGCTAGTATTCATTGGCCTGACAATATAGGAGGATTTACTCTATCAAAAGAGAGAAAACAAGTAATAGTAGAAGTTCGTCCTAAAAAAGCATCCACAATATTTAGTTCAAAATTTGAAAGAGAGGCTTTAAAATATGACGGTAAAACGGCAAAATTGATTTCAAAAAATATTCCTCCTTCAAGTAACAGTATAATTATAAATACTCATACAGCTTTGGGTAGTTTGCATATGGCAAGATTTGCGGATTCTACTCTTAGATTTATATTTTTTATTTGCGGATTAAGCGGTGTTGTTTTAGCAGGAAGCGGTCTTATTTTATGGATTGAAAAAAGAAAGAAAAAGTATGAAAAGAAAAAAAGTTTCGGTTTCTGGCTGGTTGAAAAACTCAATTTAGGTACTATTGTAGGAATTTTTATTGCTATAGGTGTCTATTTTATTGCAAACAGAATAATCCCCGCTTTTGAAGAAAATAGACAAAGTTTGGAGATAAATGCCTTTTTTCTAGCCTGGTTGTTTAGTTATATTCACGCTTTTTTAAGAGATACGAAAAAAGCTTGGATTGAACAACTTATTGCGGCAACTTTAATATTTATTTTTATTCCTATAATAAATATAATTACAACAGCAAAAAGTTTTGACACTTTTATAAACAGAGACTCTTTACACTTCTATTTTGACTTATATTTTATAATAAGTGCCGCAATCTTTGCTTTGGCTTCATATATTCTATTTAAAAGGGCAAAAAGGAGCTTACAATGTTAA